One window from the genome of Microbulbifer pacificus encodes:
- a CDS encoding mannitol dehydrogenase family protein — protein sequence MSQERLNNSILENLPAEVIKPAYDRSEVTTGIVHLGIGAFHRAHQAWYTESRIAAGEKSWGIVGASLRSPGVRDQLVPQNGLYSVVEKSNAGTRVQIVGAVSDVLVGPENPQQLLELLAQESVRIVSLTITEKGYCHDPASGNLNPQHPDVVHDLANPQAPKSALGYIVGALALRKERGLAGFTVLSCDNLPSNGKLLGKVLVQYAQKVSEELATWISENTTTPATMVDRIVPATTDNDRTELEAILGCRDEAAVMAEPFSQWVVEDNFLRGRPEWDKAGATFVDDVEVYELIKLRLLNGSHSMLAYSGYLSGFETVADVMAEPAFNRLALHFMRSEAATSIDVPADFDIAAYQAELIERFENRALRHRTWQIAMDGSQKIPQRWLGTLRHQLANDGPVEVLSFALANWIRYVSAVDENGNAIEVSDPMAADLKALCHQYKPQGNAELAAAFLAFTPVFGDDLRSSERLHSAVAGWLDKLDAKGTLVCVQAYFGSAG from the coding sequence ATGAGCCAAGAAAGACTCAACAACAGCATTCTTGAAAACCTCCCCGCAGAGGTGATCAAGCCGGCCTATGACCGCAGTGAAGTCACCACCGGCATCGTGCATCTGGGCATCGGCGCCTTCCACCGCGCGCACCAGGCCTGGTACACCGAAAGCCGTATTGCCGCCGGTGAAAAGAGTTGGGGCATTGTGGGCGCGAGCCTGCGTTCACCGGGTGTGCGCGATCAGCTGGTGCCGCAGAATGGCCTCTATTCTGTGGTGGAAAAATCCAACGCCGGCACCAGGGTGCAGATCGTGGGTGCGGTAAGCGATGTGCTTGTGGGACCGGAAAACCCACAGCAATTGCTGGAGCTGCTGGCCCAGGAAAGCGTGCGCATTGTTTCCCTGACCATTACCGAGAAGGGTTACTGCCACGATCCGGCGAGCGGCAATCTGAACCCGCAGCATCCGGATGTGGTGCACGATCTGGCGAACCCGCAAGCGCCGAAGTCCGCACTGGGTTATATCGTCGGTGCGCTGGCGCTGCGCAAGGAGCGCGGTCTTGCCGGCTTTACCGTGCTGTCCTGCGACAACCTGCCGTCCAACGGTAAGCTGCTGGGCAAGGTGCTGGTGCAGTATGCGCAAAAGGTCAGTGAGGAACTGGCGACGTGGATTTCCGAGAACACTACCACGCCGGCCACCATGGTGGACCGCATTGTGCCAGCGACCACCGACAACGACCGCACTGAGCTGGAAGCGATTCTCGGCTGTCGCGATGAAGCGGCGGTGATGGCGGAACCTTTCTCGCAGTGGGTGGTAGAGGACAATTTCCTGCGCGGTCGCCCCGAATGGGACAAGGCCGGTGCGACCTTTGTGGACGATGTGGAAGTCTACGAACTGATCAAGCTGCGACTGCTGAATGGCTCGCACTCCATGCTGGCCTACAGCGGTTATCTGTCCGGTTTTGAAACCGTGGCGGATGTGATGGCGGAGCCCGCGTTCAACAGGCTGGCACTGCACTTCATGAGGAGCGAGGCTGCCACATCCATCGATGTGCCGGCGGACTTCGATATCGCAGCCTATCAGGCAGAGCTGATTGAGCGCTTTGAAAACCGCGCGCTGCGCCACCGCACATGGCAGATTGCCATGGATGGTTCGCAAAAGATTCCGCAGCGCTGGCTGGGCACCCTGCGCCACCAATTGGCCAACGACGGCCCCGTCGAGGTACTGAGCTTCGCGCTGGCGAACTGGATTCGCTATGTGTCTGCGGTGGATGAAAACGGCAATGCCATCGAAGTTTCCGACCCGATGGCGGCTGATCTGAAGGCTCTGTGCCACCAGTACAAACCCCAAGGCAATGCCGAGCTGGCCGCGGCTTTCCTGGCGTTCACTCCGGTATTCGGTGACGACCTGCGCAGCAGTGAGCGCCTGCACAGTGCAGTGGCCGGCTGGCTGGACAAACTGGATGCGAAAGGCACCCTGGTGTGCGTGCAGGCGTATTTCGGCTCTGCCGGTTGA
- the uxaC gene encoding glucuronate isomerase — MTRPLILHPDRLFPADKTSRDIARNLYESVKNLPIISPHGHTDPSWFAENKPFGNPANLLIRPDHYVFRMLYSQGIALERLGIRTQDGTEVEQDPRKIWQLLADNYHLFRGTPSRTWLDTVFHDVFGLDVQLSSETAELYYERIDSELKKPEFLPRALFERFNIEVIATTESPLEDLRHHQKILDSGWKGRVITAFRPDPVLDPDFEGFTDNLAQLAEITGEDTSTWSGYLAALRNRREFFKKMGATSTDHGHPTATTANLPAAEAEALFLKVSTGNGSAEDAELFRGQMLTEMARMSIEDGLVMQIHPGSFRNHNQVVFERFGRDKGCDIPSPTEYVRALRPLLEAVGNEPDLTIILFTLDETSYSRELAPLAGHYPALKLGPSWWFHDSPEGMRRFREQVTETAGFYNTVGFNDDTRAFLSIPARHDVARRMDCVWLAQLVSDHRLQEDEAFELAADLAYNLAKKAYKL, encoded by the coding sequence ATGACACGCCCTCTAATCCTGCATCCCGACCGTCTGTTTCCGGCCGATAAAACAAGCCGGGATATCGCCCGCAATCTTTACGAGAGCGTCAAAAATCTGCCGATTATCAGCCCCCACGGTCACACCGACCCGTCCTGGTTCGCGGAAAACAAGCCCTTCGGCAACCCCGCCAACCTGTTGATTCGCCCGGATCACTATGTATTCCGTATGCTCTACTCTCAGGGTATTGCCCTGGAGCGCCTGGGTATCCGCACTCAGGACGGCACCGAAGTCGAGCAAGATCCGCGCAAGATCTGGCAACTGCTGGCGGACAACTACCATCTGTTCCGCGGCACTCCGTCGCGCACCTGGCTGGATACGGTGTTCCACGATGTATTCGGTCTGGATGTGCAACTGAGCAGCGAGACTGCCGAGCTGTACTACGAGCGTATCGACAGCGAATTGAAAAAGCCGGAGTTCCTGCCGCGCGCGTTGTTCGAGCGTTTCAATATTGAAGTGATCGCCACCACCGAGTCCCCGCTGGAGGATCTGCGTCACCACCAGAAGATTCTGGACAGCGGCTGGAAAGGCCGTGTGATCACCGCCTTCCGCCCGGACCCGGTACTGGATCCGGATTTCGAGGGCTTTACCGATAACCTGGCACAGCTGGCGGAGATCACCGGAGAAGACACTTCCACCTGGTCCGGTTACCTGGCAGCCCTGCGCAACCGTCGCGAATTCTTCAAGAAGATGGGCGCGACCTCCACCGACCACGGTCACCCCACGGCAACCACCGCGAACCTGCCTGCGGCAGAAGCCGAGGCACTGTTCCTGAAAGTGAGTACGGGCAACGGCAGTGCAGAAGATGCGGAACTGTTCCGCGGCCAGATGCTGACCGAGATGGCGCGCATGAGCATCGAGGACGGCCTGGTGATGCAGATTCACCCGGGCTCTTTCCGCAACCACAACCAAGTGGTGTTCGAGCGTTTCGGTCGCGACAAAGGTTGTGATATTCCATCGCCGACGGAATACGTGCGCGCACTGCGTCCGCTGCTGGAAGCGGTGGGTAACGAGCCGGATCTGACCATCATTCTGTTCACTCTGGACGAGACCAGTTACAGCCGCGAACTGGCACCGCTGGCGGGTCACTACCCGGCGCTGAAACTGGGTCCGAGCTGGTGGTTCCACGACAGCCCCGAAGGTATGCGCCGTTTCCGCGAACAGGTGACAGAGACCGCCGGTTTCTACAATACCGTTGGCTTCAACGACGACACCCGTGCCTTCCTGTCCATCCCTGCCCGTCACGACGTGGCGCGCCGTATGGATTGTGTGTGGCTGGCGCAGCTGGTCAGCGACCACCGCCTGCAGGAAGACGAAGCCTTCGAACTGGCCGCCGACCTCGCTTACAACCTGGCGAAGAAAGCTTACAAACTTTGA